The proteins below come from a single Bactrocera dorsalis isolate Fly_Bdor chromosome 5, ASM2337382v1, whole genome shotgun sequence genomic window:
- the LOC105228195 gene encoding uncharacterized protein DDB_G0271670 isoform X2, translating into MQKQEKRRELRLKRFWRSPKTTSSEDSTGYESPTRTKPASDAQRFNHLHYTSLAQSAPGGPENGTAYNKPTCSLPLLQVWPSQDSPRGEADGQSFIFPVIAETSTSSSSGAGSSSTTGDSAAAGSSTTTTTTTSGTSGFSNNNHSNSNNLSNGNHLTLSNSCLGERRRSSLYCDTLHAGDSGIDSVQASPSPNALPPPPGASLLSGGLGMGSNSCNVSPATTPTQGSPNLSLGGARAGARASISVGAANYRRKSSALLHPDHARLFALRMKHAAALERAQTSPDQTSIEDATEFHDNGLATNLRLCSASSSTTSSLTSVAAVSLGGGMGVIGAAGSSSSSAAAVAACLAAGAGAGSQQRVSDPWLQPQSDRERDSRYERRRSSTMTARYSLFDALDLEYVLLRAAARGSVGPYSLSESIHKLTFTQSLAFPALARGLATKRRRSHTRTSSRPLNPNESGLNTCAKVVTAVILVGISFMVFLIVYKFVRT; encoded by the exons AAACAAGAAAAGAGACGCGAACTGCGTCTGAAGAGATTTTGGCGTTCACCAAAAACAACATCATCCGAAGATTCAACCGGCTATGAGAGCCCCACACGTACAAAGCCCGCAAGTGACGCACAACGTTTCAACCATTTGCACTACACGAGCTTAGCGCAGAGTGCTCCGGGTGGACCCGAAAATGGCACGGCCTACAACAAGCCGACATGTTCGCTGCCACTGCTGCAAGTGTGGCCCAGTCAG GATTCGCCACGTGGCGAGGCGGATGGACAATCCTTCATCTTCCCTGTCATTGCCGAGACAAGTACGAGTAGCAGTAGCGGCGCCGGCAGCAGCAGTACGACTGGCGATAGTGCTGCTGCTGGCAGTTCGACCACCACTACCACCACCACCAGCGGCACCTCCGGcttcagcaacaacaatcacagcAATAGCAATAACTTAAGTAATGGCAATCATTTAACGCTCAGCAACTCCTGCTTAGGCGAACGGCGTCGCAGCTCGCTTTACTGTGATACTTTGCATGCGGGCGACTCAGGCATTGATTCGGTGCAGGCGTCGCCTTCACCAAACGCACTGCCACCACCACCCGGTGCATCACTGCTCAGTGGTGGCCTGGGTATGGGCAGCAACTCCTGCAATGTCTCACCCGCCACAACACCCACACAGGGTTCACCGAATCTCTCGCTTGGTGGTGCACGCGCCGGTGCGCGCGCCAGCATCAGTGTCGGCGCAGCAAATTATCGACGCAAATCCAGTGCGCTACTACATCCCGATCATGCGCGCTTGTTTGCGTTGCGCATGAAACATGCTGCCGCCTTGGAACGCGCACAAACATCACCGGATCAAACATCCATCGAAGATGCAACCGAATTCCATGATAATGGTTTGGCAACGAATTTGCGCTTGTGCTCTGCGTCTTCGTCGACGACGTCGTCGCTGACTTCCGTCGCAGCGGTTAGCTTAGGCGGTGGCATGGGAGTGATCGGTGCAGCCGGCTCCTCCTCGTCCTCCGCTGCGGCTGTGGCAGCATGTCTAGCTGCCGGCGCTGGTGCGGGTTCACAGCAGCGCGTCTCCGACCCATGGCTGCAGCCGCAATCGGATCGTGAACGTGATTCGCGCTACGAACGACGTCGTTCCTCAACGATGACGGCACGCTACTCACTGTTTGATGCATTGGATTTGGAATATGTGCTGTTGCGTGCTGCAGCACGCGGTTCGGTCGGCCCATACTCACTAAGCGAATCTATACACAAACTGACATTTACACAATCGTTGGCGTTTCCGGCACTGGCACGCGGCCTCGCCACAAAGCGTCGGCGTTCGCATACGCGTACCAGTTCGCGACCGCTAAACCCCAATGAGTCGGGTCTTAATACGTGTGCGAAAGTCGTTACCGCCGTCATATTGGTGGGTATTTCGTTTATGGTGTTTCTGATTGTGTATAAATTTGTGCGGACGTGA
- the LOC105228195 gene encoding uncharacterized protein DDB_G0271670 isoform X1: protein MQKQEKRRELRLKRFWRSPKTTSSEDSTGYESPTRTKPASDAQRFNHLHYTSLAQSAPGGPENGTAYNKPTCSLPLLQVWPSQPHLRQEGFVQLRRNSGPEGQRDSPRGEADGQSFIFPVIAETSTSSSSGAGSSSTTGDSAAAGSSTTTTTTTSGTSGFSNNNHSNSNNLSNGNHLTLSNSCLGERRRSSLYCDTLHAGDSGIDSVQASPSPNALPPPPGASLLSGGLGMGSNSCNVSPATTPTQGSPNLSLGGARAGARASISVGAANYRRKSSALLHPDHARLFALRMKHAAALERAQTSPDQTSIEDATEFHDNGLATNLRLCSASSSTTSSLTSVAAVSLGGGMGVIGAAGSSSSSAAAVAACLAAGAGAGSQQRVSDPWLQPQSDRERDSRYERRRSSTMTARYSLFDALDLEYVLLRAAARGSVGPYSLSESIHKLTFTQSLAFPALARGLATKRRRSHTRTSSRPLNPNESGLNTCAKVVTAVILVGISFMVFLIVYKFVRT, encoded by the exons AAACAAGAAAAGAGACGCGAACTGCGTCTGAAGAGATTTTGGCGTTCACCAAAAACAACATCATCCGAAGATTCAACCGGCTATGAGAGCCCCACACGTACAAAGCCCGCAAGTGACGCACAACGTTTCAACCATTTGCACTACACGAGCTTAGCGCAGAGTGCTCCGGGTGGACCCGAAAATGGCACGGCCTACAACAAGCCGACATGTTCGCTGCCACTGCTGCAAGTGTGGCCCAGTCAG CCACATTTACGACAGGAGGGCTTCGTGCAGTTGCGACGAAACAGCGGCCCTGAGGGCCAACGG GATTCGCCACGTGGCGAGGCGGATGGACAATCCTTCATCTTCCCTGTCATTGCCGAGACAAGTACGAGTAGCAGTAGCGGCGCCGGCAGCAGCAGTACGACTGGCGATAGTGCTGCTGCTGGCAGTTCGACCACCACTACCACCACCACCAGCGGCACCTCCGGcttcagcaacaacaatcacagcAATAGCAATAACTTAAGTAATGGCAATCATTTAACGCTCAGCAACTCCTGCTTAGGCGAACGGCGTCGCAGCTCGCTTTACTGTGATACTTTGCATGCGGGCGACTCAGGCATTGATTCGGTGCAGGCGTCGCCTTCACCAAACGCACTGCCACCACCACCCGGTGCATCACTGCTCAGTGGTGGCCTGGGTATGGGCAGCAACTCCTGCAATGTCTCACCCGCCACAACACCCACACAGGGTTCACCGAATCTCTCGCTTGGTGGTGCACGCGCCGGTGCGCGCGCCAGCATCAGTGTCGGCGCAGCAAATTATCGACGCAAATCCAGTGCGCTACTACATCCCGATCATGCGCGCTTGTTTGCGTTGCGCATGAAACATGCTGCCGCCTTGGAACGCGCACAAACATCACCGGATCAAACATCCATCGAAGATGCAACCGAATTCCATGATAATGGTTTGGCAACGAATTTGCGCTTGTGCTCTGCGTCTTCGTCGACGACGTCGTCGCTGACTTCCGTCGCAGCGGTTAGCTTAGGCGGTGGCATGGGAGTGATCGGTGCAGCCGGCTCCTCCTCGTCCTCCGCTGCGGCTGTGGCAGCATGTCTAGCTGCCGGCGCTGGTGCGGGTTCACAGCAGCGCGTCTCCGACCCATGGCTGCAGCCGCAATCGGATCGTGAACGTGATTCGCGCTACGAACGACGTCGTTCCTCAACGATGACGGCACGCTACTCACTGTTTGATGCATTGGATTTGGAATATGTGCTGTTGCGTGCTGCAGCACGCGGTTCGGTCGGCCCATACTCACTAAGCGAATCTATACACAAACTGACATTTACACAATCGTTGGCGTTTCCGGCACTGGCACGCGGCCTCGCCACAAAGCGTCGGCGTTCGCATACGCGTACCAGTTCGCGACCGCTAAACCCCAATGAGTCGGGTCTTAATACGTGTGCGAAAGTCGTTACCGCCGTCATATTGGTGGGTATTTCGTTTATGGTGTTTCTGATTGTGTATAAATTTGTGCGGACGTGA